In the genome of Arachis hypogaea cultivar Tifrunner chromosome 9, arahy.Tifrunner.gnm2.J5K5, whole genome shotgun sequence, the window TTTATGTCATACATACTACtaaaatactattattatatataaatatttattgatgacttatttttcaattaatatattaatGGAAAAGTTATAATTTTCACGTATAGCACCGAATAATGTTTCTAGTAGGTGTATGTTATACAATTTTCATTTGAAATACATTCTAAACCTCAAACATTAgcatctttatatatataaaaaaaaattaatttttagatacAAGTGTTTTGCATTTACAAGTTTAATAAATTTAAACGAAATCCACTCATTAAAACTCATCTATTAAACGCGCCGCTTGTTACGTGCCTTTTTAacagaattttaaatcaattcaaatcaattaacgcATAAGTATAtaacttccatttttcaaaagatctcgtttcttttttcgagtttcttgccaaatttgttggATCTCCTTCATACGTTCTCTCtttgcttcgtttttttttttattttcatgatttctgaaatcaagctttgaaatcgttttgaagataattgaATTTTAGAAATACACCCATTCTTGAtggtttgcgttttgattgaggaagaagacgaAGAGTGAACGTGTTGTTGAAAGAGCGCGTGTTTTTTTTCGACTTAAAGCAACTTGTataacttgtaagccaaaaaggtTTGTATGTGTAGAAGGCctctaaaaaaaggaaaaaatataggaagtcagcaattttattaaattatggtCAGCAtgtaattagtaaaataaaaataagtgatCCCACATCATTAGATGATATCTCACACAATTAAAAACATCATTAACACAAAAATTGCTAACTCCTAGCACTCCTAACAAAAAAGTATTGCTATCACAATAATAGTTCCATTTGAAATACCTAATTATTCAACAAAGATAAGGAGAGATTAtctcaattaaattaatttaattaatacacATATAATTCGGTTCCCACGGAAGATACAGTCCTCATTTCAACTCTAAAATTCTCCGGGGTCTTTATCTTCATCTCaacgattttttttttgtctccatATGCATCTGTATTGTGATCTTCGAATATCTTTATAGATATCTAAATTTACGAATTTTCGTTGTCATTTCTAATTGAAGGAGACATTACAAAACTCTTTCTATTATTTGCgagcatataaatataaatttttatctgtaTGCAAACTAAATAGTTTGATATGATATGAAGCTCATCTAAATCTGAGTTTAAACATATAAATGTCGACCATGATACTAGATAGTGTGGTACTGCTTTTCCCACTGGGAAAACATGCACTAACTGTTTATATAATAGAGTGATGATAACGTAAATCGCAGTTGGTGTGGCAATGGAAGTAAGATGGTGATGGAAACTGACACATTTGTGTCCCTCGCAATTATGGAGGAAAGAATACCAAGAGAGGGTTGCTTAATGGATGGCTTAATGAGTAATAAAGCTGCCCAACTACAAGAACCTCATGAGCTTTGGGCCTTACTATTACAAGTATAAAGTGGGTTCCATGTATTTTCATCACAAACAGATAGGACTCTTGTTTTtctccttgttttttttttcctcccATCAAACGTAGAATCATGATTTGGGTAGTGGGTCATTTGTtgttttagaaattttaaatttgtttaatggTTAGTTTATTAGTCTAAAGTAAGTGTTTAGGAATTCGAATTTTATCTGGTGTATATAGTAATTTATTGGTCAACAATAAACCTTTAAATAAAGCTTCAATTCGCAATAccgtaaaaaaaaactaaaaagagagTACAATAATAGTATTTCCAAATCTAATTTAGTGGCACTAAAAGATTTGGTCTAATAGCATCTACGTGTAACTTGTTTAAAAAGTATATGAGATTCAAATCATGGTTATGACTAGAAAGTGATTATTATAGAACTCGTGAGAAGAAGGAGTATGATGCAGGAGCAAAAGCTACTTTGATGAATGATGACATGAAATTCTCTATATAtgtgtgtcattttgttgttcttGTAACTTTAGCTGACACCAGCAGAAAAAAACCTTAGTCCCTTTAAGTGTCTTCACCCTACTCTCCCATATATATTAGGCATTGACACTCCTAATATTAGTTCCACAAGATCTGCCATTTGATCCAAATCTAATAATCCAATTGTTCCGTAAATTTCCAATAAGATTTATCATTAGTATTAGTATACTAACAAGTGTTATATTCATGATTCAGTTTTGGTAGAGACACATGATAGTGGCCTAGTGGGACTAGTCAGTGTTAGTAGTTAGTACTTGTGTTTTTGCCTTTCGTAATATGTATCAACTTACTGCAGTTGCTTCCCCTTAAAAAGGTTCAAGACCTCTCTCAAGCATACAATGAGTTGAGGGTGGGAAAGTGGCAACAAGCACTATGAAAATTAATAATCACACATTCTACATATGAAGTCCATCATAAGGGTTTTAAGACAGTCTAAAAGTACTTAATAATCGCTGTAtcatttaataaatacttgtactTATAAGACCAATAGATAactaaatcaaataataaaaattatatatcatgatATTAGatgtacaaatatttttttaatcaaatctaaTTAAATTGAGATAAGCCCAAACAAAAAAATGTATCTATGCATCGTTGTTCTGCTTCTCTTtgttttttaacataaaaaattttgtNNNNNNNNNNNNNNNNNNNNNNNNNNNNNNNNNNNNNNNNNNNNNNNNNNNNNNNNNNNNNNNNNNNNNNNNNNNNNNNNNNNNNNNNNNNNNNNNNNNNNNNNNNNNNNNNNNNNNNNNNNNNNNNNNNNNNNNNNNNNNNNNNNNNNNNNNNNNNNNNNNNNNNNNNNNNNNNNNNNNNNNNNNNNNNNNNNNNNNNNNNNNNNNNNNNNNNNNNNNNNNNNNNNNNNNNNNNNNNNNNNNNNNNNNNNNNNNNNNNNNNNNNNNNNNNNNNNNNNNNNNNNNNNNNNNNNNNNNNNNNNNNNNNNNNNNNNNNNNNNNNNNNNNNNNNNNNNNNNNNNNNNNNNNNNNNNNNNNNNNNNNNNNNNNNNNNNNNNNNNNNNNNNNNNNNNNNNNNNNNNNNNNNNNNNNNNNNNNNNNNNNNNNNNNNNNNNNNNNNNNNNNNNNNNNNNNNNNNNNNNNNNNNNNNNNNNNNNNNNNNNNNNNNNNNNNNNNNNNNNNNNNNNNNNNNNNNNNNNNNNNNNNNNNNNNNNNNNNNNNNNNNNNNNNNNNNNNNNNNNNNNNNNNNNNNNNNNNNNNNNNNNNNNNNNNNNNNNNNNNNNNNNNNNNNNNNNNNNNNNNNNNNNNNNNNNNNNNNNNNNNNNNNNNNNNNNNNNNNNNNNNNNNNNNNNNNNNNNNNNNNNNNNNNNNNNNNNNNNNNNNNNNNNNNNNNNNNNNNNNNNNNNNNNNNNNNNNNNNNNNNNNNNNNNNNNNNNNNNNNNNNNNNNNNNNNNNNNNNNNNNNNNNNNNNNNNNNNNNNNNNNNNNNNNNNNNNNNNNNNNNNNNNNNNNNNNNNNNNNNNNNNNNNNNNNNNNNNNNNNNNNNNNNNNNNNNNNNNNNNNNNNNNNNNNNNNNNNNNNNNNNNNNNNNNNNNNNNNNNNNNNNNNNNNNNNNNNNNNNNNNNNNNNNNNNNNNNNNNNNNNNNNNNNNNNNNNNNNNNNNNNNNNNNNNNNNNNNNNNNGGTATGTGAGTTTCATgagtttcttttgtttgtttctcccCATCTAATTTCCTCAGTAAACTATTAAAATTCTATTGTATTTGTTGTGCAAATATTGTTATGGTACATTTATGAGAAAGGATCTATCTCGTGTAATGTGCTCCACCACTATTTTTAACATATTGCAGAAGATGCAGTTGATATATGCTTGCACAACAATGTTTTGTCTGTTTACTAAATGTTGTTGAAGTGtttcatttttattgtttttctccagGTGATGGTGATAGAAATATGATTTTAGGAAGACGTTTCTTCGTAACTCCTTCAGATTCTGTAGCAGTTATTGCAGCCAATGCAAGAGAAGCAATTCCATACTTCAAGGATGGTGTTAAGGTAGAAATTTTATCCACTCGTTACTGTTAGGTGTAAACTTTTACAGGGGAAAAAATGCCATTTTCCTTCATTTTAATTTCAGGGTCTTGCTAGATCAATGCCAACAAGTGGTGCTCTAGATCGTGTTGCAGAGAAATTGAACCTTCCCTTTTTTGAGgcatgttttaatttattttattttgtataattgtttatattttctaaaactatttTAAATGGAGTCTCATATATTTATAAGCACAGTTCTTTAATAACAAAGATGGACTTGGGTTCAGGTCCCCACTGGTTGGAAATTTTTTGGGAATCTTATGGATGCTGGGAAGTTATCAGTTTGCGGGGAAGAGAGTTTTGGAACAGGCTCTGACCACATTCGTGAGAAGGATGGCATCTGGTAAGTATTCCACATGTTTTTTTAAGtttatataatttgatttaattttatgtttCCGGGCTACTATTTTGGTATATCTTGAAATTATTAGAATTCTGAAAAACAATGTTGACCATTTAGAATGGTAACGTCTATGTGTtctccaagaaaagaaaaattgttgtGTATCTTGTGTTTACAGGGCTGTTTTAGCTTGGCTTTCTATTATTGCGCACCGCAACAAAGACAAGAAGGCAGGGGAGAAACTGATCTCTGTGGCTGATGTTGTGAAGGAACACTGGGCAACTTATGGAAGAAATTTCTTTTCTAGATATGACTATGAGGTAGGTGTCATCATGGCTGCAATTGAAGTTTCATTTGTAACATGATCTTGGCATTTCAGTTttatcttttgattttcttaGTAAAATGAGTATGGTTAAGTGTAATGGTTTATTTTACAAATCCATCTCCTTCATGTAGGAATGTGAATCTGAAGGTGCCAATAAGATGGTAGCATACCTACGAGAGACTGCATCAAAGAGCAAGACTGGTGATAAGTATGGTAAGTTGCTACTAACAATTTCTCTTAATCTTGATGATCCTTTCTTGTGTATATCATAAGTGTGAAATTCTCTTGCAGGAAGCTATGTCCTCCAATTTGCAGATGACTTCACATACACTGATCCTGTGAGTTTTCACATTGGTTTACATCTTTTAATTTAAGGTCAAGAAATTATGATTCTTGCTTGATATGGATCCAACTTATTAAATGTGTAGGTAGACGGAAGCGTGGTATCAAAACAAGGTGTTCGGTTTGTTTTTAGCGATGGCTCGAGGATTATATATCGTTTATCAGTAAGTGACATCTGTTTTATTTCCCCACCATTTCTCCCTCAAGAATCTGAAATCCATAGTGGAATTTATGTACCACTAAATGCAAATGTTTGCTATATTTTTTTAGGGAACTGGTTCTGCAGGTGCAACTGTTAGAGTTTACATTGAACAGTTTGAACCTGATGCCTCCAAACATGACCTTGATGCTCAAGTTGCCTTAAAACCATTAATAGGTTATATTCATTTCCAAGCCAGTAACTCTGATGTGCAGATTTGGTATTAACTGTTTTGTTTATCATTTTTTACACCATTGATTTTTCTATTGATATGCAGATTTAGCACTATCTCTGTCAAAGCTCAAAGACTTCACAGGAAGGGAGAAGCCTACAGTGATCACATAATGTACtttatgttaattgtaatattgcATATGAAGGTTGGTTGTCAAATTCAGTTTTGGTTACTCAAGCATTTTGGAGCAATATACGTATGGTAGTTAACTTATTTGTCAAATATGGAGGATTATTTATGTACCAAAATAATGTATTGTAGTGACAATAATTTTGTGCTCTGCAAAAGGAGCTGatctatttaaaattttgtcCAATTACATTATGGAGAAACTAGAGTTGCATCTCAAGTATGTTCTATGCAGTAAATACTAAATAGTTAGTCTTCCAATTTTAGTatcccttattttattttttgatatatcCTTAACAAGTCAAAATTTGACGTCTTCACCTATATAATCCTGAAGGGTAGAGGGTTTGATTGGGTAAATTTTtacgaaatttttttaaatataatttttaaagattttatagaaaaaataaaaatagttttatgtTTAGacatttcatataaaaatattttttaatttattaattatgtttaagtacaatataaaaatattttttgtttatttataatgataaaaatagtttttttaaataatttttttaaaaaaagatataaattataatttaaaaaatattttttattatttttattttactatcaaaattttgttaaatatattaaaaaataattaaaaaaattctaacaaataTAATGACACCTAAATAAACTCAGAATACTATCTTCAAAAGagaaacattatttttttttcctgTTAAGTGATATTGTCAAGCatgatcttttattatttaatatttttttatttcacttaaaaatatatagtaaaatatcacactttttattttttttatattaaagatagaaaaattcgaatCCGCAACCTTTTAGGTGAATATGGAAAAACTATGCCATTTGATTTATAATTCATTGACAGTATCACACTTTTTATCACcagaaaaaaattgagagaatttaTTTCTATACTAATATTCTTAAGATTTAGAATTAGTtgatttttttacttaaatatcaGACACAATATTTGTCTTTATAAAAAAGAAGcacaatattttatttataatcaaattatttTGGCTTAAATACGTTCTTAATCTTATCACATCAACATGTAGCTTGTCataataatatttaacaaaacaaactaaataaaaacattttaaattgtattaaaactaaaagaaaaattgacaaggccaaaacaaacaaataaaaagaattattttataaGAACCAAAAACTTATTTAACTCaactattttctatatttttataggATTCCAACATGCAAGAGTCCCGATCAACATTTTGTCAAACAATTTTCCACTTATTTGCAAAATTATATGACCGTGAGGTTTGAATAAGTTTGCAGTAAAAGTAATGCAAAGGTGGGATGATTGTTGAGGAAGATAAGTGTGAGCTTATAGATGGATATATACGAGACAATAATGAATGACAGCAACATGGCATGATTCATTGATTCTTGGTGGTAAGGCCCATGGCTTATAAAGGTTACAGTGACCCGCACATATTGCTTGTCTCCTGTGGTGGTTCAGACATGGCAAGGTGGCTATCTTAACAAGATCATATGAAAAGATGtacttccttctctctctctatctccctTCATCCCTTCATCTCATGACCTCGTCAGCTTTCCATAACATCAAATCTGCCCAATCAACCAACGTTACTTTGGACCATTATTATTTCATATTATCTCccaactttatttatttatttaatttgcatGTGCTTGCCAACCCAAAGCCATATGCACAAGCAAAATTAATTAGTAACTAATTATAGCATATTGTACAACGTCATATTTTCTTATAGGTAAATACTCATTGTTTTCATATACAGTTGATAGTTGAGAGACGTTAGATAACAATTTAGtcaaacatataaaattattttacgatTTT includes:
- the LOC112711703 gene encoding phosphoglucomutase, chloroplastic; protein product: MILGRRFFVTPSDSVAVIAANAREAIPYFKDGVKGLARSMPTSGALDRVAEKLNLPFFEVPTGWKFFGNLMDAGKLSVCGEESFGTGSDHIREKDGIWAVLAWLSIIAHRNKDKKAGEKLISVADVVKEHWATYGRNFFSRYDYEECESEGANKMVAYLRETASKSKTGDKYGSYVLQFADDFTYTDPVDGSVVSKQGVRFVFSDGSRIIYRLSGTGSAGATVRVYIEQFEPDASKHDLDAQVALKPLIDLALSLSKLKDFTGREKPTVIT